The DNA sequence ATATGTTGGGTTTGTGGCTTACCATGATAGTTGATAGCGCCTTTATCTTGCTGCATCCTTTCACTTTTTCCTCCAGCCAATACCAATGCTTTTAGTTTTGGACCACGTTGTGTCAAGTAATCCCTAACTAGTTGGGCAATCTGTTGTGTTTCGCTTAGCTGAATTTGTGGAAGTTTTTCAATAGAAGGATAATGCTTTTTTAAGGCATCCGGAATAATACTTTCCCCATCCTGAAAAATGAGGGCTAACGGATTTGTAACCTTAGGTAGGTGCTTATCCAGTTTTTTTCTGGAATCAATGACAATTAATTGGGCAGCAGCTTCCATATGGTTGCCATTGACCAATAACAAATCGGTATGATTGAAAAACTTTCTTAGCTCAAATTCATTGAAACTTCTTTGAAAATCAAATCTTCTGAAATCAATTTTATCAGTGTACATCTGAGAAAACCCCTGAAAAATTTTAGTTTTTTCAGCTGCGTCTGAATGATGGTCCATATCCAGGTATGCCACAGATTTCCCTTCCAGTGTAGCGGTGATATCTAAAGCCAACTTTTTGATTTCACCACAAGGTGTTCCCAAAATAGCGATCTCATTGCGGGCATATTTTCCAATTTCAGTTCTTGAAAGCTTTGCGTGTTTCTGGTGTTTTTTAGTAGTCAC is a window from the Limibacter armeniacum genome containing:
- a CDS encoding NTP transferase domain-containing protein gives rise to the protein MTTKKHQKHAKLSRTEIGKYARNEIAILGTPCGEIKKLALDITATLEGKSVAYLDMDHHSDAAEKTKIFQGFSQMYTDKIDFRRFDFQRSFNEFELRKFFNHTDLLLVNGNHMEAAAQLIVIDSRKKLDKHLPKVTNPLALIFQDGESIIPDALKKHYPSIEKLPQIQLSETQQIAQLVRDYLTQRGPKLKALVLAGGKSERMQQDKGAINYHGKPQTQHIFELLQQYTDEVYLSGRSDQHSLKENYPFIEDKFVGLGPFGGILSAFQQDPNAAWLVVAVDLPLLSEKSLDYLVANRNPSKVATAFISPFNQFPEPLITVWEPKAYNEMLQFLGWGYSCPRKVLINSDIYVIENPFIEEQTNVNTPEEMREVMTKLHK